In Carya illinoinensis cultivar Pawnee chromosome 7, C.illinoinensisPawnee_v1, whole genome shotgun sequence, the following are encoded in one genomic region:
- the LOC122316735 gene encoding uncharacterized protein LOC122316735 encodes MPAFIYIPNLSTSFNPSPASLSISLSLALSTTVVCFLSKRERKAKKTAPTMGGVISASTYKRLRGYWKRRGYERLSGSTGQRRRTRAEQLGSSRGRSRFWRIKVTPKLRVLRVPSPKSFFVRLRDLYVNLMLRFANSPLCSAGAGYGGAVSWDGIGGIPGRSLKEYDEKVIVEIYKSMVMAQGLVPLDAAKLFSQRFVEHVRRRHGRKLHQ; translated from the exons ATGCCTGCATTTATTTATATACCGAATTTGTCAACCAGCTTCAATCCCTCACcagcctctctctctatctctctgtcTCTAGCTCTCTCCACCACAGTCGTGTGTTTTCtatcaaagagagagagaaaagcaaagaaaacgGCACCAACAATGGGAGGTGTGATCTCTGCAAGCACGTACAAGAGGTTGAGAGGATACTGGAAGAGGAGAGGCTACGAGAGGTTAAGTGGGTCGACTGGCCAGAGGCGGAGGACGCGAGCGGAGCAACTGGGTTCCTCCCGGGGAAGATCGCGGTTCTGGCGGATCAAGGTCACGCCCAAGCTTCGAGTCCTGAGAGTGCCTTCGCCCAAGAGTTTCTTCGTGCGTCTTCGAGACTTGTACGTCAACCTGATGCTCAGATTCGCCAACTCGCCACTGTGCAGTGCCGGCGCCGGGTACGGCGGGGCCGTTTCGTGGGACGGGATCGGTGGAATTCCGGGACGTTCGCTCAAAGAGTACGACGAGAAGGTGATCGTCGAGATATACAAATCCATGGTTATGGCGCAGGGCCTGGTGCCTCTCGATGCTGCAAAACTTTTCTCGCAGCG GTTTGTCGAGCACGTACGTAGAAGGCATGGTCGAAAATTGCATCAATAG